In one window of Streptomyces sp. NBC_01224 DNA:
- a CDS encoding ABC transporter permease, protein MSAAIQPGQAPGTATAAATASGTRLAVRRFLRNRLAVVGLGVVVLFFLLCFAGPLVYSTDQTHTMLQQVNLAPSGSHWLGTDAVGHDELGRLMYGGKVSLIVGLAAGILATVIGTLWGAVAGYAGGWVDAVMMRIVDAGIAIPALFILLVVSAITTPGLTGLIVILGFVSWLVPSRLIRAETLSLKNRDYVLTLRAIGGTHARAITRHILPNSVSTIIVAATFQIADAILLVAYVSYLGLGVQPPATDWGGMLSAGLTAAYSGYWWLILPPGLAIILVVWAFNAIGDGLRDAFDVRGRG, encoded by the coding sequence ATGAGCGCCGCCATCCAGCCGGGCCAGGCGCCCGGCACGGCCACCGCCGCCGCCACGGCGTCCGGCACCCGGCTCGCCGTCCGGCGCTTCCTGCGCAACCGGCTCGCCGTGGTCGGGCTCGGCGTCGTGGTCCTCTTCTTCCTGCTCTGCTTCGCCGGTCCGCTGGTGTACTCCACCGACCAGACCCACACGATGCTCCAGCAGGTCAACCTCGCCCCCAGCGGCTCGCACTGGCTCGGCACCGACGCCGTCGGCCACGACGAGCTGGGCCGGCTGATGTACGGCGGCAAGGTGTCGCTGATCGTCGGCCTCGCCGCAGGCATCCTGGCCACCGTGATCGGCACCCTGTGGGGCGCCGTCGCCGGCTACGCGGGCGGCTGGGTCGACGCAGTGATGATGCGGATCGTGGACGCGGGGATCGCCATCCCGGCGCTCTTCATCCTGCTGGTGGTTTCCGCCATCACCACCCCGGGTCTGACCGGACTGATCGTCATCCTGGGCTTCGTCTCCTGGCTGGTGCCGTCCCGGCTGATCAGGGCCGAGACGCTCTCCCTGAAGAACCGCGACTACGTCCTGACGCTGCGGGCCATCGGCGGGACGCACGCCCGGGCGATCACCCGGCACATCCTGCCGAACTCGGTCTCGACCATCATCGTCGCGGCCACCTTCCAGATCGCCGACGCCATCCTGCTGGTCGCCTACGTCTCCTACCTGGGCCTGGGCGTCCAGCCGCCGGCCACCGACTGGGGCGGCATGCTCTCGGCCGGTCTCACCGCCGCCTACTCCGGCTACTGGTGGCTCATCCTGCCGCCGGGCCTGGCCATCATCCTGGTGGTGTGGGCGTTCAACGCGATCGGGGACGGACTCCGCGACGCATTCGACGTGAGGGGACGCGGATGA
- a CDS encoding ABC transporter ATP-binding protein, translating into MTATQGSAAPQAGPILELDDLGVVFTTETGKVPAVRGVSLHVRPGETLALVGESGSGKSTIALAAMGLLAGNARATGSATIAGNQVVGAREADLAALRGRTVSMVFQEPATALDPLTRIGRQIAEVIRNHRKVSAKEAAAEAVELLRKVGIPEPERRATAYPFQLSGGQRQRVVIAMAIANEPALLIADEPTTALDVTVQAEILDLLRRLAVETGTGVLLVTHNMGVVADFADRVAVMYHGEIVETGPVEDVLLRPSHEYTERLLAAVPRLSVAEAGRPAAPAAAARPDTDPVVELRDISVVFGRGKGAVRALDGVSLAVHAGETLGLVGESGSGKSTASRVALGLIPPSSGTVSLFGSDLGRTRSRARRALRAGIGVVLQDPVASLDARMTVGECVAEPLRVHRRELSAKDRRSKVADVLDRVRLPRELARRAPRELSGGQRQRVSLARALVLEPRLLVADEPTSALDVSVQEAVLEVISELQHELGFACLFVSHDLAVVQHFAQRVVVMRAGRIEEQGPTGATLLHPETDYTRRLLAAVPVPDPVIQRGRRAERLATLAAGRTEAQV; encoded by the coding sequence ATGACCGCCACCCAGGGCTCCGCCGCCCCGCAGGCCGGGCCGATTCTCGAACTCGACGACCTCGGTGTCGTCTTCACCACCGAGACCGGCAAGGTGCCGGCCGTACGAGGTGTCTCCCTGCACGTCCGCCCCGGCGAGACGCTCGCCCTGGTCGGCGAGTCGGGTTCCGGCAAGTCCACCATCGCGCTGGCCGCGATGGGCCTGCTGGCCGGCAACGCCCGTGCCACCGGCAGCGCCACCATCGCCGGCAACCAGGTGGTCGGTGCCCGCGAGGCCGACCTGGCGGCGCTGCGTGGCCGGACCGTCTCCATGGTGTTCCAGGAGCCGGCCACCGCGCTCGACCCGCTGACCCGGATCGGCAGGCAGATCGCCGAGGTGATCCGCAACCACCGCAAGGTGTCCGCCAAGGAGGCCGCCGCCGAAGCCGTCGAACTCCTCCGCAAGGTCGGCATCCCGGAGCCGGAGAGGCGGGCCACCGCCTACCCCTTCCAGCTCTCCGGCGGACAGCGCCAGCGGGTGGTCATCGCCATGGCCATCGCCAACGAACCGGCCCTGCTGATAGCCGACGAGCCGACCACCGCGCTGGACGTCACGGTGCAGGCCGAGATCCTCGACCTGCTGCGCCGGCTCGCCGTCGAGACCGGCACCGGCGTCCTGCTGGTCACCCACAACATGGGCGTGGTCGCGGACTTCGCCGACCGGGTCGCCGTGATGTACCACGGCGAGATCGTGGAGACCGGACCGGTCGAGGACGTACTGCTGCGCCCGTCCCACGAGTACACCGAGCGGCTACTGGCCGCGGTGCCCCGGCTGTCGGTCGCCGAGGCGGGCCGGCCGGCCGCGCCGGCCGCCGCCGCCCGCCCGGACACCGACCCGGTGGTCGAACTCCGCGACATCTCCGTGGTGTTCGGCCGTGGCAAGGGCGCCGTGCGCGCCCTGGACGGGGTCTCGCTCGCCGTACACGCCGGGGAGACCCTGGGCCTGGTGGGCGAGTCGGGCTCCGGCAAGTCGACCGCGTCCCGGGTCGCGCTCGGTCTGATCCCGCCGAGTTCCGGCACCGTCTCGCTGTTCGGCAGCGACCTGGGCCGCACCCGGTCCCGGGCCCGCCGGGCGCTGCGAGCCGGTATCGGTGTGGTCCTCCAGGACCCGGTGGCCTCGCTGGACGCCCGGATGACGGTCGGCGAATGCGTCGCCGAGCCGCTCAGGGTGCACCGCCGCGAGCTCTCCGCCAAGGACCGCCGGAGCAAGGTCGCCGACGTCCTCGACCGGGTCCGGCTGCCGCGTGAACTCGCCCGGCGCGCCCCCCGGGAGCTGTCCGGCGGTCAGCGCCAGCGGGTCAGCCTGGCCCGCGCCCTGGTCCTGGAGCCCCGGCTGCTGGTCGCCGACGAGCCCACCAGCGCGCTCGACGTGAGCGTGCAGGAGGCGGTGCTCGAAGTGATCTCCGAGCTCCAGCACGAGCTGGGCTTCGCCTGTCTCTTCGTCTCCCACGACCTGGCCGTCGTACAGCACTTCGCGCAGCGCGTCGTGGTGATGCGGGCCGGCCGGATCGAGGAGCAGGGCCCCACCGGGGCAACCCTGCTGCACCCGGAGACCGACTACACCCGCCGGCTGCTGGCCGCCGTGCCGGTGCCCGACCCGGTGATCCAGCGCGGCCGCAGAGCCGAACGTCTGGCCACCCTCGCGGCCGGCCGGACGGAGGCACAGGTATGA
- a CDS encoding ROK family protein yields the protein MSFCDRTLFAGVDIGGTTTQVVVCAEDLTVLDRAEVATPAADGGRAMIGAALGALAPLLERTPGRLVGCGVGAAGVVDSATGRILVASDSFTGWAGFAVTDAVEEALGVPAFLDNDVNAFLYGEASGGAVRGESDVLGMTLGTGVGGALWTGGALFAGPHGAAGEIGHIPGFGDLLCSCGGRGHLETLASGRSIGARYADRTGRRLTAREVAQAAGHGDQDALAVYRAAGAGIARAIVMTAGVVDITTVVVGGGVSRAWPLLEPLILTSLAADPPVSGHPVRLVRAALGSDAVPVGAAARVRQELATGVEV from the coding sequence ATGAGCTTTTGTGACCGTACGCTCTTCGCCGGAGTGGACATCGGCGGCACCACGACCCAGGTGGTGGTCTGCGCCGAGGACCTGACCGTACTGGACCGCGCGGAGGTGGCGACCCCGGCGGCCGACGGCGGCCGGGCCATGATCGGCGCGGCCCTGGGCGCGCTGGCCCCGCTGCTGGAGCGCACCCCCGGCCGCCTCGTCGGTTGCGGGGTCGGCGCAGCCGGTGTGGTGGACTCCGCCACCGGTCGCATCCTGGTGGCCAGCGACTCCTTCACCGGCTGGGCCGGCTTCGCGGTGACGGACGCCGTCGAGGAGGCGCTGGGTGTCCCGGCGTTCCTGGACAACGACGTCAACGCCTTCCTCTACGGGGAGGCGTCCGGCGGCGCAGTGCGCGGCGAGTCGGACGTCCTCGGGATGACGCTGGGCACCGGGGTCGGCGGCGCTCTGTGGACCGGCGGCGCACTGTTCGCCGGGCCGCACGGCGCGGCCGGCGAGATCGGGCACATCCCCGGCTTCGGTGATCTGCTCTGCTCGTGCGGCGGCCGCGGCCATCTGGAGACCCTGGCCTCCGGCCGTTCCATCGGCGCCCGTTACGCGGACCGCACCGGCCGCCGGCTGACCGCCCGCGAGGTCGCACAGGCCGCCGGCCACGGTGACCAGGACGCCCTCGCGGTGTACCGGGCCGCCGGTGCCGGGATCGCCCGGGCGATCGTGATGACAGCGGGCGTCGTGGACATCACCACGGTGGTGGTCGGCGGCGGGGTCAGTCGCGCCTGGCCCCTGTTGGAACCCCTCATCCTGACGTCACTGGCCGCCGACCCGCCGGTCAGCGGCCACCCTGTCCGGCTGGTCAGGGCCGCCCTGGGGTCCGACGCCGTACCGGTCGGCGCCGCGGCACGGGTGCGACAGGAACTCGCGACGGGGGTCGAGGTCTGA